The sequence CATCACTGTATTTGGTAATTAAGATTGTGATGATTAATTATGCTTGTGTTTAAATACGAAATTATATATTCTAGTATCAATTATTAAGTATCGATTACAATtgtgttaaatatatatatatatatatatatatatatataaactatctATTTAAGGAGtgtcatttaaagaaaatatgttgGCTCACAATTCAAATAAAGGgtgtaaatataaaatagaattttaattcaaattaaataaatatattttaaaataatgatgTATAAAATTATgaggttttttaaaatttgtataatataatattatgggaaaattattagatacctccggagtatcataaatgcataCTATTCTCTTTCACATATATAATGGGTcatatgatatttttaattagtgggacccactaTATTTACGTAACACCATATACAGGACAAAACTACTTAATGTGTTGTGGGggccatgcccccccccccccccggcggcCGCACGGggcaaaaaaaacttttcaataattaaataaaattacccttaaatttagttaaaattttcaaaaatatatggatcctccccccaaaattttcacataattCTCATGTAGTATtcttaaattgaataaattttagttttgttatttctttggCCCTCTCACTCTTAAAATTCTAGTTCTGCCCTGACCATATATGAGATCAATTAAAACTATTTTGATCttctgtgaaaaaaaaaaaaaaaactattttaatctttcatatatatatatatatatatatatgatagatacataaaataataataataataaaaataaattatgcaaATAGTGATATGTCAATAGTTATATTTGATAATGAGCCATGAATATAATCACGTTATCAAAAAGAATGGTTCTAGACCTATAAATTATTCAACAATTTTTTGTcacaataattatatatataagggataattacagcAAACTCACCTGAGGTTTGGCCCGTTTTCGCTTTGCCTACAcgtggttcaaaacttatcactttacccacctgaacTTCAATCCGTTACCCATCCGTTACCCACCTCTCCCTTTGCCattagaaaaacatatttttaaggaaaaacaaacataacaaagatcaaaaagttagggtttttttattgcttaagaACTTCTGTGAGAATAGGATAGGATTGAGAAACAAATTCATTTCGTACAAGTAATCCATGGATTTTACGACCCATGTCGAGAAATCCAATCCTTGCACAAGCGGTGAGAGCATTGATAAGAGTAACCTCATCCGGCCTTGCATTAACATCATACTtgagcatttcatcaaacaccttCAAGGCATCCCAATAACAACGTCCTTGTATACACCCAGAAACCATACTGTTCCAAGACACCACATCACGAACAGAGAGTGGTATTTCATCGAAGACTTGGCGAGCATTATGAAGCAAGCCGCAAAAGGAGTACATGGAAAGCAAAGCATTTTGGACGAAGACATCGTGTTGGAGACCGAGTTTGAACGTGAGGGAGTGAAGCTCTTGAACTTTGTGGGAAAGTGAGAGACGGGCACAAGCTTTGAAGAGGAAAGGGAAAGAATGGCAATCCGGGAAAAGCCCGAAACGGCGGCGCATGAGATTGTAAAGAGAGATGCATTGTTGTGGTGAAGCAGTAGTGTTACTGTTACTGTTACTGTGTGAGTAAGCTTTGAACATGAAATTCCAGGCGAAGATATTGGGGTTCTGAATTTGAGAGAAAAGGGTGTAAGGGAAGTGGAGATTGTTGGCATTGGAGTGTGGAGGAGAGGCTGATTGTGCCATTGAGGGTGTGGGTTGTTGGATAGGATTGGAAGTGGGGTTTGGGGAAAGTGGtgtggatttgaatttgaatttgaatttgaattcaagTTTGACTTCTGGTTCTGGGAGTGATGGTGAAGATTATGGGATTGAGAAACTAGGTTGGGGAAGAAACCAGGTTGGGGAAGAAACCAAGCCAGTTTTGACAATGTTGTCCTTGtccttgttgtttttgttgttatttgctTCGATATATCTTTTGTTTAACATGGAGATTGGTTAAAATTCATTTTGCATTGAGAAAATTTGTTCTCATAGAAGTTCTTAAGTAataaaaaaccctaacttttttatctttgttatgtttgtttttccttaaaaatatgtttttctaatGGCAAAGAGAGAGGTGGGTAATAGATGGGTAACGGATTGAAGTTCAGATGGGCAAAatgataagttttgaaccacgAGTAGACAAAGCGCAAATGGGccaaacctcaggtgggtttgcTGTAATTATCCCTATATATAAATACACATTCTGTCACATTACAATTACTTCAAATaaatttcctaatttttttgtGGTACTAAATTTTCTCCGCCGAAAATAAGTCAGAAAGTACACACCAGCAGTGATGTTCCGGTTGCGTGCGCCTTCTCCTTAGCCGgcgaagaagaaaataaaaataatcaaagcGTAACGAAGTTAGTTGTACGGCCCAAAATTCCGATATTCAGTTATGCTAATGCTTCACGTACAAAATGTAGTACAACAAGAAGTTTCACACGTCACCACCTTGTAAGTTGTAAGCTTGAAGTCCAAGTTTCCTCCACTAATTTCTGGTTTCCACGTAGCCTCGTATAAATGAGAGTAATATTGGTACcgtgacttcttttttttccataatttttgccgctattttttttttttttttttttttgggctgggTAAATGAGGAGGATAGAACCAGAGCTAAAGGTATACAATGATACCTGTGCCACTAGGCTACAAGGATCAGTAACAATTTTTGCCACTATTTGTTTACGTAGTAAGTCATGAATAGTATAGTTAAAAACCCGCCACTTTTAATTCAGCATTTATAACTTGCTACTTGAacaaattatgacaaaaatggTAAGAAAAATCGTAGCACTAGCCTTTTTCTATTAGCACGCGCCTTCTCCTTTTCAGGCTTCAATGATCTAGAAGGcctaaaaaggaaaacaaacaatcaaaggAGACTAGGGGTGaccggccaagaaccctccaatgcttaagttagtttctctcttaaattctAGAGTTCCAACTTTTTGTGAATGGGTGTTTATATAGTGTATACTTGAAGCGATTACTTGTCTCGTAACTTCCCCCATATTTGTGGAGGTCAGAGGGTTTATACTCAATTCTTACAACCGCTATAGAAGTTATAACATTTACTCTTATCTTCTATAACTATCATTGGAAGTTAAGTGCTTGGCCGGAAGTTATAGTGATGAATCAGGATCTCACTCATGTACTAAAATTGTTACACGTGGTCCGATTCATAAGCTCTTGTAGATAAACCTTGTATTTAGAAGTATTCCTAAGTATTGAAGGATTGTCCATATCTGGACAACCTTCCCTTGAGGCAACCCATGAATAATACAATGGGCGAGTAGGAGCAGGCCCAACTGTCGTGGTATCTTACATTCTATGGACGACCACTCAAGGACAAGTTATACTTGTCTTTTCCCATCATATCAtatctaaattttaaagaaaatatcatatccaaatttttataacaaaaatatggttttcaagataaaatatcttaaaagggatttttataacaaaaatatggTTTTCAAGACGTAAAATattagatctgaatttttataacaaaaatatgtttgccaaacaatttcataaaaatgAGACAAAAGATTTGGATTCGAATTTTGAGATGTACACCCCAGCTAtacaatttcataaaaataaccCAACAAACCATTCACACAAATAAGGCCACGTTATCCCCCTTCATTTTATCCAGCACTTGACATGTGTTAGCTATCAGTTTCTTGACTCCTTTGGTGATAGCATCAGGTATCTTCCTTTCAATTATATATACTAaggtttttttaaagaaattctGCCAACAAATAGCTCGGTCactgtattattattattgttattatcattatcattatcattattgaTGTGAAgactaaaaattttaatcatgAGAAGATAAATTCGATACATCTTCAACCGAGGAGGCCATAAGCATACAAGGTGAATCTTCTACCCAAGTAGCAAaaggttattttattttattttgttttaagaagGAACTGTAAAAGTAGATAATCCTTTTTCATGTTAATTAATTCAAACTCCATCGCTGTATTTGGTAATTAAGATTGTGATGATTAATTATGCTTAtgtttaaatatgaaattatatattctagTATCAATTATTAAGTATCGATTACAATtgtgttaaatatatatatatatatatatatgtgtgtgtaaggacacaatttgtaacgacccaaaacgATATTGAGTTCGCACGTAAATAGGCCCagacaatataatttgtagagcgtgggagttaagaactaggttaacttttTCGTAATGAAAAGATTCACCCTCACGTGTCTCGAAGGCCCAGAGCTGGCTCAACGATCGTTTTGTTTTGGTAATCGATacagttctttttctctttacgttcttcttcttcagtctatgttttctttctttctttttttgttccgATCCCTttttgcatgttcttctttcagtttatataccatCCTTTGTGTTTCatcctcaccacacacgtgtaagTTGGGTTCGGAAGATTTCTTtttgtcccatctagcacctcttggaacttcctatgggcagttgtaaggctgcctccttactgttcaggtatcacctccacattaatgcagccagagagttggttgagaggtaattaatgcggaggcagctgtagttatagatatttattttgtattttctcttttacCCTTGGTCTGTTATCCTATCTTCAGTGGTGACATAATTCTAAGATCCGGTTGCAACAAGAccgcgtcctgatcgtcctcggacgtatactgccgaggagtatggcgtcctcggacgaatacagAACTCTACCTTCGTGATATTGACCATCACCTCCCTTTGGTAATTGCCTTGTGACAtgacttggcctcctcggacggatatgcatcctcggatgggccacaggcccaacgatcctgaccttaatgggtCTGTTGATTGACAggcccccacaatatatatataaactatctATTTAAAGAGtgtcatttaaagaaaatatgttgGCTCACAATTCAAATAAGGGGTTTAAAtatgaaatagaattttaattcaaattaaataaatatattttaaaataatgatgTATAAAattatgaggttttaaaaatttgtataatatgatattatgaaaaaattattaggtactaccataaatgcgtattcTTCACTCTTACATAAATAGTGATTTCttccataaatttaattagtaggacccactattcatgtgagatgaaggagtacgcatttatggtacttcgaggatacacaataattttctgATATTATgagatatcaaaacttttcaataattaaaaaaattacccttaaatttagttaaaattttcaaaaatatctcATGTAGTATtcttaaattgaataaattttagttttgttatttctttggCCCTCTCACTCTTAAAATTCTAGTTCTGCCCTGACCACATATGAGgtcaattaaaattattttgatcttctgtgaaaaaaaaaaaactattttaatctttcatatatatatttatatgatagatacataaaataataataataataataaaaataaattatgcaaATAATGATATGTCAATAGTTATATTTGATAATGAGCCATGAATATAATCACGTTACCAAAAAGAATGGTTCTAGACCTACAAATTATTCAAGAAGTTTTTGTcacaataattatatatataaatacacatTCTGTCACGTTacaattatttcaaataaatttccTAATTTTGTTTGTAGTTCTAAATTTTCTCCGCCGAAAATAAGTCAGAAAGTACAAACCAGCAGTGATGTTCCGGTTGCGTGCGCCTTCTCCTTAGCCGgcgaagaagaaaataaaaataatcaaagcGTAACGAAGTTAGTTGTACGGCCCAAAATTCCGATATTCAGTTATGCTGATGCTCTACGTACAAAATGTAGTACAACAATAAGTTTCACACGACACCACTTGTAAGTTGTAAGCTTGAAGTCCAAGTTTCCTCCACTAATTTCCGGTTTCCACGTAGCCTCGTATTAGTGGTAccatgacttcttttttttccataatttttgcCGCTATTTATTTACGTAGCAAGTCATGAATAGCAAGTCATGAAAAATGGTAAGAAAAATCGTAGCACTAGCCTTTTTCTATTAATACCGCGGTCCCTCACCTCCACTACAAGCAGCGTACGCGTCATCGCTTATGGCTAAAAACgctatctttctctctcacctGTCTATTCGTTTTTGACAATTTCCATAACAGAAAACGCCGGTGACGGCTTCGCTTGCGTCACAACTTAATTACTTCCCAAGTACCTCCACATTTAAAGACCCAACGCACAACGCGTACTTTCCGTATTGTCTCATTTCTTCCctcatttcctctctctctctctctctctctctctaaaaaacaaCATTTCCTCTGTCTCTCTTGCTCTTGCTCTCGCTCTCGctctttgtgtttgtgttttgttcttcgttcacacaccaaaaaaagaaacattactAATTATATAACCTGGGTTGTTTATCGAAATGGGTGCTTGCTTCTCTTCAGTGAAGTCTCAGCCATCTCAGCCATCTGCTAAGGTGATCTCCACCAACGGTATTCTTCGCGAGTATCCTGTCCCTATAAACGTCTCTCAACTTCTTGAATCCGAGGATTGCTTGTGTTCCTCGTACTTCGTTTGCAATTCCGACCGTTTGTATTACGAAGATTACATTCCTGTCTTGGATTTGAATGTCGAACTTGAGGCCAACCAGATCTACTTTGTTCTTCCTGTGTCTAAGCTTCAACAACGTTTGACTGCATCTGATATGGCCGCTTTGGCTGTTAAAGCCAGCGTGGCTATACAAAACGCGTCGACCAAGGACGGTTTTCGCCGCAAAAAGGCTCGCATATCTCCGGTCCTTTTGGTTAATCGATCGGCTTCTTCTGAAAATTATAGCAAGATTAATGATGGATTTGAGTATAATAGTAACATGAATAAGCCCTTTGTTGTTGATGCTAAGACTGTGGGTGTAGCTGGTGCTGGTAAATTATCTCGAGCTGGGTCAGTCAGAAAGTTGCAGAGATTTACTTCTAAAAGGGCTAAGTTGGCTGTTCGATCGTTTAGACTCAGATTGAGCACAATTCATGAAGGCACAGAtgtctagaattttttttttttttagactgtCCTGTATGTAACATACTCTCCCTGAAAACAGAACCAGAGGTCGGATTGAGAGTGTGATTTTtgtaattgtgttttttttttttggagaagttgTAATTGTGTTTAAGGTTTGATTATTCATCTCGGAGATATTTAGAGTTTAAATATGTCTCCTCaatgtaattattgaattattcaAATCTGGGTTTTCCTTTTGCAAATTTTCTTAACTTCTCagctcttctttttctctctcttttttattatcattattactCGCTGTACAATTAAtacttttaacaattttttccctttcattattaattttgaagaaaataagttgtcttttagttttttagatATGGTACAGTACGTGGTATCCCGGTATTGATTGAGAAATGAGAACACAAGCGAGCGCGTGTGGAAGCGCAGACTTTTACAGATTGTGCCAAATGTGAATCAAATCTCAAACACTCCAAATTCCTGGAAATCGGAAAAGCATACAGATTTAGACTGAAAGGAAGGCTATTCCACACGTATTGCTCTTCTAGAAAAACCGAGACAATGCATTATAACAAATATCACAAACAGATTGTGCCAAATGTGAATCAAATCTCAAACACTCCAAATTCCTGGAAATCGGAAAAGCATACAGATTTAGACTGAAAGGAAAGCTATTCCACACGTATTGCTCTTCTAGAAAAACCGAGACAatgcattataaaaaatatcacAACATCTTTTACTATAATTGAATTGAAGTGAtaagtttttactaattatcattttataattGAATTGAAGTGATAAGTTTTTACTCATTATATTGGTCAATTATTGATATTTTGTACTTATCATAAATAGGTCCAGTTAATAAgtgcattttatttattttaaagaattttattgttaattgactattttaagaaaaaatttgataccatttttatgaaaaatataaaaaagttgtcaaaaaaattactctttttttatttttccatacgttttttctttttcaattattaataatttgttatgtGGTATGcatcaacaattgtgaaatttttttgttacgACTATAGACTTTTTCTTAAAACCGATCAAATTTGGCATTCCTTCTCATTTGGCAATTGGCTCGTCTCCTTTCCTGTATTGAGGCATACAATTAATTCATGTGTTCTACAATCAAAGTCaagagttgttaaaaaaattagtctcttttttatttttctatacgttttttctttttcaattattaataatttataacgTGATATGCgtcaacaattgtgaaatttttttgttacaacTATAAACTTTTTCATAAAACCGATCAAATTTGGCATTCCTTCTCATTTGACAATTGGCTCGTCTCCTTTCCTGAATTGGGGCATATAGTTCATGTGTTCTGCAATCAAAGTCAGAGTTGCAAATTGCAATTCCTTTGTTGACCATTTCCTCCTATCATTGGAGATATTATCTATTTAgtccaacaaaaatataatagtttAACAAATATAGTTAATAgctaaatattatttttgactAATTGAATCAGACTCCTAAAAGGTTAAGAGTTGCAAATCCCTTCGCTGACTCTATTCCCCTGTCATTGGAGCAATTATCTTAGgccaatcaaaaaaataataatttagcaAAGGTATCTCACAATTATGTGACTAATTAAATCAAGACTTAGCCTAAAAGGCT is a genomic window of Quercus lobata isolate SW786 chromosome 2, ValleyOak3.0 Primary Assembly, whole genome shotgun sequence containing:
- the LOC115960174 gene encoding pentatricopeptide repeat-containing protein At1g08070, chloroplastic-like, whose translation is MAQSASPPHSNANNLHFPYTLFSQIQNPNIFAWNFMFKAYSHSNSNSNTTASPQQCISLYNLMRRRFGLFPDCHSFPFLFKACARLSLSHKVQELHSLTFKLGLQHDVFVQNALLSMYSFCGLLHNARQVFDEIPLSVRDVVSWNSMVSGCIQGRCYWDALKVFDEMLKYDVNARPDEVTLINALTACARIGFLDMGRKIHGLLVRNEFVSQSYPILTEVLKQ
- the LOC115977815 gene encoding uncharacterized protein LOC115977815; translation: MGACFSSVKSQPSQPSAKVISTNGILREYPVPINVSQLLESEDCLCSSYFVCNSDRLYYEDYIPVLDLNVELEANQIYFVLPVSKLQQRLTASDMAALAVKASVAIQNASTKDGFRRKKARISPVLLVNRSASSENYSKINDGFEYNSNMNKPFVVDAKTVGVAGAGKLSRAGSVRKLQRFTSKRAKLAVRSFRLRLSTIHEGTDV